A single region of the Malaclemys terrapin pileata isolate rMalTer1 chromosome 4, rMalTer1.hap1, whole genome shotgun sequence genome encodes:
- the LOC128836511 gene encoding bile acid-CoA:amino acid N-acyltransferase-like: MIQLRVTPESSLADMPVRIHVSGLAPTQLVTLQLSLTDERGVHFQARAFYRADEAGEVDVERAAATGGDYVGVWPMGLFWFLKPEKLFHRLMKRDVMSGPFCFQLDLFDSCQLLPSPQVVPLATCTVERWYVGPGVERVPIKEGRIRGALFLPPGPGPFPGVIDMFGGAGGLIEFRASLLASRGYAVLALAFFGYDDLPRVLAEVDLEYFEEAANLLLKHPKVRGPGLGVIGVSKGAEVTLAMAAFLEQVVAAVWINGTGFLNGTPLRYKGVHIPHIPYCPERLLITEMGVLDNYHVFKDPRDPAHAAAAIPVEKAKGEVLFVVGEADRNFNSKLFAEMAIERMKSHGKKNYTLLSYPGAGHLIEPPGSPLCSISVIRGSPKPVHWGGEPEPHAKAQEHSWQEILNFLDRCLVPTSNL; this comes from the exons ATGATCCAGCTCCGGGTCACCCCTGAGTCGTCGCTGGCTGACATGCCGGTGAGGATCCACGTCTCCGGCCTAGCGCCCACCCAGCTGGTGACCCTACAGTTGTCGCTGACGGACGAGAGGGGGGTGCACTTCCAGGCCCGAGCCTTCTACCGGGCAGACGAGGCTGGGGAGGTGGACGTGGAGCGGGCGGCTGCCACGGGGGGCGActatgtgggtgtctggcccatGGGCCTCTTCTGGTTCCTCAAGCCGGAGAAGCTCTTCCACAGGCTGATGAAACGGGATGTGATGAGCGGCCCCTTTTGCTTCCAACTCGACCTCTTTGACTCCTGCCAGCTTCTTCCCTCACCTCAGGTGGTGCCCCTGGCCACTTGCACCGTGGAGAGGTGGTACGTGGGCCCCGGAGTGGAGCGTGTCCCGATCAAGGAGGGCCGGATCCGAGGGGCCCTATTCCTGCCCCCTG GGCCAGGCCCCTTTCCGGGGGTGATCGACATGTTTGGTGGGGCCGGCGGGCTCATTGAGTTCCGAGCCAGCCTGCTCGCCAGCCGGGGCTACGCCGTACTGGCGCTGGCGTTCTTTGGCTATGACGACCTGCCACGGGTGCTGGCAGAGGTAGACCTGGAGTATTTCGAGGAAGCAGCCAACCTGCTCTTGAAACACCCCAAG GTGAGAGGCCCAGGCCTCGGAGTGATCGGGGTGTCCAAAGGGGCCGAGGTCACGCTGGCCATGGCTGCCTTCTTAGAGCAGGTGGTGGCTGCCGTCTGGATCAATGGCACAGGATTCCTGAATGGCACACCACTGCGTTACAAAGGGGTCCACATCCCCCACATCCCCTACTGCCCTGAGCGGCTGCTCATCACAGAGATGGGGGTCCTGGACAACTACCACGTCTTCAAGGACCCCCGGGACCCGGCCCACGCAGCTGCCGCCATCCCTGTGGAGAAGGCTAAAGGGGAGGTGCTCTTCGTGGTGGGAGAAGCCGACCGCAATTttaacagcaaactgtttgctgaGATGGCCATAGAGAGGATGAAGAGCCACGGGAAGAAGAACTACACCCTGCTCTCGTACCCCGGAGCTGGGCACCTGATCGAACCGCCGGGGTCCCCACTGTGCAGCATCTCAGTGATCCGGGGGAGCCCCAAACCTGTGCACTGGGGGGGTGAGCCAGAGCCCCATGCCAAAGCTCAGGAGCATTCCTGGCAGGAGATCCTGAACTTCCTTGACCGCTGTCTCGTACCCACCAGCAACCTGTAA